From a single Miscanthus floridulus cultivar M001 chromosome 8, ASM1932011v1, whole genome shotgun sequence genomic region:
- the LOC136473556 gene encoding uncharacterized protein → MSTATAKEEEAAAASVAATAPAMGGEEAAARAAQKRYEALLTVRAKAVKGKGAWYWAHLEPVLVPPADTGMPPKAVKLRCALCSAIFSASNPSRTASEHLKRGTCPNFAAPPPGPVGTTGSQPSPTSTHQQQLALPSNSTASSPVPISSVAPSSPRHHQHHHSNPHHHHQQQQQCQQQSGSRKRHSMPPAYTPADPVSHHDHLVVVDPSSVYSPALPALPPPPPPHQSSALVLSGGKDDLGALARLEDSVKRLKSPKASPVAMMPKPQADAALALLADWFLESSPGVSLSAASHPKLRAFLRHVGLPDLQRADLAGPRLDARFAEAHADATARVRDALFFQLAADGWREKVVTLSVNLPNGTSVFHRAVPVPAMAPSDYAEELMLDAVVSVSASGSSNDLHRCAGIVSDRFKSKALRDLENKNYWMVNLCCQIHSFTRLMRDFARELSLFRSATAKSAKLAAYFNAKQTVRSLLHKHQIQELGHASLLRVAHVPFNGNGSNCRAAFEMLEDILNSAHPLHRAVQEDSYKLVCIDDSVAREIGEMVHSEAFWIEVDAVHSLVKLIMDMVKEMEADRPLVGQCLPLWEELRSKVRDWCEKFNIDEGTVLNVLEKRFRKNYHPAWSAAFILDPLYLVKDASGRYLPPFKCLTPDQEKDVDRLITRMVSREEAHLVLMELMKWRSDGLDPLYAQAVQVRQPDPSTGRMKVANKQSSRLVWETCLSELKSLGKVAVRLIFLHATSRGFRCTPSMVRWLSAPGSLASGNDRAHRLVFVAANSKLERRDFSSDEDKDAELLAEGDDDVANLPGNVES, encoded by the coding sequence ATGTCCACGGCAAcggccaaggaggaggaggcggcagcCGCTTCGGTGGCGGCCACGGCGCCCGCAATGGGCGGCGAGGAGGCCGCCGCGCGCGCCGCGCAGAAGCGCTACGAGGCCCTTCTCACTGTGCGGGCCAAGGCTGTCAAGGGCAAGGGCGCCTGGTACTGGGCGCACCTCGAGCCCGTTCTCGTCCCGCCCGCCGACACCGGCATGCCGCCCAAGGCCGTCAAGCTGCGCTGCGCACTCTGCTCCGCCATCTTCTCCGCCTCCAACCCGTCACGGACCGCCTCCGAGCACCTCAAGCGTGGCACCTGCCCCAACTTCGCTGCCCCGCCGCCGGGACCAGTCGGCACCACGGGCTCGCAGCCGTCGCCGACGTCCACGCACCAGCAGCAGCTCGCGCTGCCGTCCAACTCCACCGCCTCGTCCCCTGTCCCCATCTCCTCCGTTGCGCcctcctcgccgcgccaccaccagcaccaccactccaatccgcaccaccaccaccaacaacaacaacaatgtcAACAACAATCCGGCAGCCGCAAGCGCCACTCCATGCCCCCCGCGTACACGCCAGCGGACCCCGTGTCCCACCATGACCACCTCGTCGTTGTTGACCCGTCCTCGGTCTACTCTCCGGCGTTGCCCGCGCtgccgccgccccctccgccaCACCAGTCGTCGGCACTCGTGCTCTCCGGCGGCAAAGACGACTTGGGCGCTCTCGCCAGGCTCGAGGACAGCGTCAAGCGCCTTAAGTCACCCAAGGCATCGCCGGTCGCCATGATGCCCAAGCCCCAGGCTGACGCGGCGCTCGCCTTGCTGGCTGACTGGTTTCTGGAGTCATCGCCCGGCGTATCCCTCTCCGCCGCTAGCCATCCCAAGCTCCGGGCCTTCCTCCGCCACGTGGGGCTACCGGACCTGCAGCGCGCCGACCTTGCTGGCCCACGTCTCGACGCCCGCTTCGCCGAGGCGCACGCCGACGCCACCGCGCGGGTTCGGGACGCGCTCTTCTTCCAGCTTGCCGCCGACGGCTGGCGGGAGAAGGTGGTCACTCTCTCTGTCAACCTCCCAAATGGCACGTCCGTGTTCCACCGCGCTGTGCCGGTACCCGCCATGGCGCCGTCAGACTACGCCGAGGAGCTGATGCTCGACGCCGTGGTTTCCGTCTCAGCCTCAGGTTCCTCCAACGACCTCCACCGTTGCGCAGGCATAGTTTCTGACCGCTTCAAATCAAAGGCGCTGCGTGATCTTGAGAACAAGAACTACTGGATGGTGAACCTATGCTGCCAAATCCATAGCTTCACCCGTTTGATGCGGGACTTCGCAAGGGAGCTCTCACTTTTCCGCTCTGCCACAGCCAAGTCTGCCAAGCTTGCTGCCTACTTCAATGCCAAACAGACGGTGCGGTCTTTGCTGCACAAGCATCAAATCCAAGAGCTCGGTCATGCCTCGCTCCTTCGAGTCGCACATGTGCCGTTTAACGGCAATGGCAGCAACTGCCGTGCGGCCTTTGAGATGCTGGAGGACATTCTGAACTCTGCACACCCTCTCCATCGTGCTGTGCAAGAGGACTCGTACAAGCTCGTGTGCATCGATGACTCAGTTGCCCGGGAGATTGGGGAGATGGTGCACAGTGAGGCTTTCTGGATAGAGGTTGATGCCGTGCATTCGCTCGTGAAGCTGATAATGGATATGGTGAAGGAGATGGAGGCTGATCGGCCTCTTGTTGGGCAGTGCCTGCCACTATGGGAGGAATTGCGTAGCAAGGTTAGAGATTGGTGTGAGAAGTTCAACATTGATGAAGGCACTGTTCTGAATGTTCTTGAGAAGAGGTTCAGAAAAAACTACCACCCAGCCTGGTCGGCAGCCTTCATTTTGGATCCTCTCTACCTTGTCAAGGATGCTAGTGGGCGTTACCTCCCTCCATTCAAGTGCTTGACGCCTGATCAGGAGAAAGATGTCGACAGGCTGATCACTAGAATGGTGTCCCGGGAAGAGGCGCACCTAGTTCTGATGGAGCTGATGAAATGGCGGTCAGATGGGTTGGACCCGTTGTATGCACAAGCTGTGCAGGTGAGGCAGCCTGACCCCTCCACAGGGAGGATGAAGGTCGCGAATAAGCAGAGCAGCAGGCTTGTTTGGGAGACATGTCTAAGTGAGCTCAAGTCGCTCGGCAAGGTTGCTGTGCGGCTCATCTTCCTCCATGCAACCTCTAGGGGTTTCAGATGCACACCGTCAATGGTGCGCTGGCTCTCTGCACCAGGGAGCTTGGCAAGTGGCAACGATAGAGCACACAGGTTGGTTTTTGTTGCTGCAAACTCGAAGCTAGAGAGGAGGGACTTCTCTAGCGATGAAGACAAGGATGCAGAGTTACTCGCTGAAGGGGATGATGATGTGGCGAATTTACCAGGCAATGTGGAATCATAA